The proteins below come from a single Benincasa hispida cultivar B227 chromosome 4, ASM972705v1, whole genome shotgun sequence genomic window:
- the LOC120075157 gene encoding ylmG homolog protein 2, chloroplastic, whose protein sequence is MTPDESSLLNPRRTSTAFNFFPNCISSFSPAFSQTPSGASRRRNAEFVPPCNFLRDVHDSFASTTESCIRFFHSLASENPFLHKLLSLPSEFQSFRHQIHGMNSRNFRALSSHNFAAVLPGDSVAGLVVANGVQNFLSLYNTLLVVRLVLTWFPNTPPAIVSPLSTLCDPYLNIFRGIIPPLGGTLDLSPILAFLVLNAFTSTAAALPAELPAPNSSLANPTPLEGSVDLPASQKKWMRRLQGSGKKKADAAQ, encoded by the exons ATGACTCCAGACGAGTCGTCACTTCTAAACCCTAGACGAACTTCTACGGCTTTTAACTTCTTTCCAAATTGCATATCCTCATTCTCACCTGCATTTTCTCAAACACCTTCTGGAGCATCCAGGAGAAGGAACGCCGAATTCGTCCCTCCATGTAATTTTCTTCGTGACGTCCATGACTCTTTTGCGTCAACTACTGAAAGTTGTATCAGATTTTTTCACTCATTGGCTTCTGAGAATCCATTTCTGCATAAATTGCTCTCGTTGCCTTCTGAGTTCCAGAGTTTTCGTCACCAG ATCCACGGTATGAACTCCAGGAATTTTCGAGCTCTCTCCAGTCATAATTTTGCTGCAGTTTTGCCGGGGGATTCTGTGGCAGGACTTGTAGTCGCTAACGGTGTACAAAATTTCTTGAGCCTCTACAATACACTGTTAGTGGTCAGGCTAGTTTTGACTTGGTTTCCGAACACACCTCCCGCCATTGTTAGTCCACTAAG CACGCTATGCGACCCATATTTGAACATATTTCGTGGGATTATCCCACCTCTTGGAGGAACACTTGATTTGTCTCCAATATTGGCATTCTTGGTCTTAAACGCCTTTACCAGCACTGCCGCTGCCCTTCCTGCTGAACTTCCAGCCCCAAATTCGTCTCTTGCAAATCCTACTCCTTTAGAAGGCTCCGTCGATCTTCCCGCATCACAAAAGAAATGGATGAGAAGGCTTCAGGGAAGTGGAAAAAAGAAGGCTGATGCTGCTCAATAG